The genomic DNA TCACGCACTCCCCGTCTCCTCCAGTCCCAGCGTGGCGCGCAGCCGTTCCTCGGCCCGCGCCAGCGTCTTCCGCACCCGGGACTCGGAAGCGCGCAGCAGCTCCGCAATCTCCCCCACCGCGAGTCCATCCCAGTACGTGAGCATGATGATACGCCGTTGCCCCGGAGTGAGGACACCCAAAGCTCTGAGGACTTCGCTGCGCCCGAACCCGCCGAGGGTCTCCGGGTCGCCGGAGAGCCCCGCGTGCACGGCATCGATCGCACCGTGCGCGGTGGGAGAACG from Microbacterium paraoxydans includes the following:
- a CDS encoding RNA polymerase sigma factor encodes the protein MIGRGEDPSSLRNEVFTRVFDEHWATVRHHIEGVVPDDDEVSEIVSEVFLVAWSRLRPTRPPGKVWLLRQTDRHLRARARRSPTAHGAIDAVHAGLSGDPETLGGFGRSEVLRALGVLTPGQRRIIMLTYWDGLAVGEIAELLRASESRVRKTLARAEERLRATLGLEETGSA